In Dryobates pubescens isolate bDryPub1 chromosome 19, bDryPub1.pri, whole genome shotgun sequence, the following are encoded in one genomic region:
- the DYNLRB2 gene encoding dynein light chain roadblock-type 2 yields the protein GAAERRAPGLPSGTATPPPPPRGPRSLSGRAVVAAGCVVTVGPLLAQAEVEETLKRIQDHKGVIGMIVVNAEGIPVRTNLDTSTTLQYTEHIRQLITQAWSAVRDLDPQNELICLRIRTKKHEIIAAPENDCLLIVIQNPDR from the exons GGGGCGGCCGAGCGCAGAGCTCCGGGGCTGCCTTCGGGCACTGCCACCCCGCCGCCTCCTCCCCGGGGCCCGCGCTCGCTGTCGGGCCGagctgtggtggctgcagggTGTGTGGTGACCGTTGGTCCTCTCTTAGCACAGGCTGAAGTGGAGGAAACCTTAAAGAGGATTCAGGACCACAAGGGGGTTATCGGAATGATTGTTGTAAACGCCGAAG GAATTCCAGTAAGAACAAATCTTGATACCTCTACAACATTGCAGTACACAGAGCATATTCGTCAGCTCATCACACAAGCTTGGAGTGCAGTGAGAGATCTTGATCCTCAGAATGAGCTCATCTGCCTGAGGATCAGAACAAAGAAGCATGAAATTATAGCAGCTCCAG